A single genomic interval of Mycobacterium sp. DL592 harbors:
- a CDS encoding aromatic/alkene monooxygenase hydroxylase subunit beta codes for MTSAAPRRLKTWSVVGDTRRKPTEYEAVTGNFHYHFNRTPAPFDLDPGSEINQWYLKHREGSPLQAPDWEGFRDPAALNYRRYIALQHDREVYAEGVVDHYEALDHDAKLDPAWVAVLERVYLPARFALHVLQITSLYVGQLGPSAYITNAAFFGAADELRALQWIAYRAKSLSLSHGTQLANTEATRRIWELDEAWQPAREVLERLLLAYDWGEAFTALNLVVKPTLDALLKEAFVDLASANGDGLTAALLQESRVDTTRNQAWSAALARYALAQNPANRDVIEGWAQAWRPLAQRAVDGLAATFADAPSPLDADSVRNRVSTSIAAFTESWSG; via the coding sequence ATGACTTCCGCCGCACCCCGCCGGCTCAAGACCTGGAGCGTCGTCGGGGACACCCGCCGCAAGCCCACCGAGTACGAGGCCGTCACCGGCAACTTCCACTACCACTTCAACCGCACCCCGGCGCCGTTCGATCTCGACCCGGGCAGCGAGATCAACCAGTGGTACCTCAAACACCGCGAGGGTTCCCCGCTGCAGGCACCTGACTGGGAGGGTTTCCGCGACCCTGCCGCGCTGAACTACCGCCGCTACATCGCCCTGCAGCACGACCGGGAGGTGTACGCCGAGGGTGTGGTCGACCACTACGAGGCCCTCGACCACGACGCCAAGCTCGACCCGGCGTGGGTGGCGGTGCTTGAACGGGTTTACCTGCCGGCCCGTTTCGCCCTGCACGTCCTGCAGATCACCTCGCTATACGTGGGCCAGCTCGGACCGAGCGCCTACATCACCAACGCGGCGTTCTTCGGCGCCGCCGACGAGTTGCGGGCGCTGCAGTGGATTGCCTACCGGGCCAAGTCCCTGTCTCTGAGCCACGGCACCCAGCTGGCCAACACCGAAGCCACCCGGCGCATCTGGGAGCTCGACGAGGCCTGGCAGCCGGCCCGCGAGGTGCTGGAGCGGCTGCTGCTGGCTTACGACTGGGGTGAGGCGTTCACCGCGCTGAACCTGGTGGTCAAGCCGACGCTGGACGCCCTGCTCAAGGAGGCGTTCGTCGACCTGGCCAGCGCCAACGGGGACGGGTTGACGGCGGCACTGCTGCAGGAGTCCCGGGTGGACACCACCCGCAATCAGGCCTGGAGTGCCGCGCTGGCCCGCTATGCGCTGGCGCAGAACCCCGCCAACCGTGACGTGATCGAGGGCTGGGCGCAGGCGTGGCGCCCGCTGGCCCAGCGGGCGGTCGACGGGCTGGCAGCGACATTCGCCGATGCCCCGTCGCCGCTGGACGCCGATTCGGTGCGCAACCGGGTGAGCACGTCGATTGCTGCGTTCACCGAATCCTGGAGCGGCTGA
- a CDS encoding ABC transporter family substrate-binding protein — protein sequence MRLLAVGTALTLVVSGCSGGKQDVPSAGGNAELGTTSDINPQDPATLRNGGNLRLALSSFPSNFNTLNIDGNEADTGSLLKPTLPRAFVIAADGSMKVNTDYFTSVELTSTNPQVVTYTINPKATWSDGTAITWEDIASQINATSGKDKAFAIAAPNGSDRVGSVTRGVDDRQAVITFAKPYADWRGMFAGNTMLLPKSMTASPEVFNKGQLNGPGPSAGPFMVSTLDRTAQRIVLTRNPKWWGTPPLLDSITYLVLDDAARIPALQNNTIDATGLGSLDELTIARRTAGISVRRTPGLSWYHFTFNGAPGSILSDKALRLAVAKGIDRQAIADVTQRGLVDKPVPLNNHIFVAGQKGYQDNSAVVAYDPAKAKAELDALGWKLNGQFREKDGKQLVIRDVLYDAQTTRQVALVAQNSLAQIGVKLEIDAKPGNGFFTNYVNVGDFDITQFSWVGDAFALCCLNQIYTTGAESNFGKISSPEIDAKVEEVLDELDPDKARALANDVDKLIFGEVFSLPLFQSAGNVAVRSNLANFGPAGLGDLNYSAIGFTK from the coding sequence ATGCGCCTGCTCGCGGTGGGGACGGCCCTGACATTGGTGGTCTCCGGCTGCTCGGGCGGTAAGCAAGACGTCCCGTCGGCAGGCGGCAACGCCGAGCTGGGCACCACCAGCGACATCAACCCGCAGGACCCGGCCACCCTGCGCAACGGCGGCAATCTTCGCCTGGCGCTGTCGTCGTTCCCGTCGAACTTCAACACCCTCAACATCGACGGCAACGAAGCCGACACCGGCAGCCTGCTCAAGCCCACCCTGCCCAGGGCGTTCGTCATCGCCGCCGACGGGTCGATGAAGGTCAACACCGACTACTTCACCAGCGTCGAACTCACCTCGACCAACCCGCAGGTGGTCACCTACACGATCAACCCGAAGGCGACGTGGTCGGACGGCACAGCGATCACCTGGGAGGACATCGCCTCCCAGATCAACGCCACCAGCGGCAAGGACAAGGCGTTCGCGATCGCCGCCCCCAACGGCAGTGACCGGGTCGGCTCGGTCACCCGCGGCGTCGACGACCGGCAGGCGGTCATCACCTTCGCCAAGCCGTACGCCGACTGGCGCGGCATGTTCGCCGGCAACACGATGCTCCTGCCGAAGTCGATGACCGCCAGCCCGGAGGTGTTCAACAAGGGTCAGCTCAACGGTCCCGGGCCATCGGCGGGCCCCTTCATGGTCTCCACCCTGGACCGCACCGCGCAGCGAATCGTGTTGACCCGCAACCCCAAATGGTGGGGCACCCCGCCGCTGCTCGATTCGATCACCTACCTGGTGCTCGACGATGCGGCGCGCATCCCGGCTCTGCAGAACAACACCATCGACGCCACCGGGCTCGGCTCGCTGGACGAGCTGACGATCGCGCGGCGTACTGCGGGGATCTCGGTTCGCCGCACCCCCGGATTGAGCTGGTATCACTTCACCTTCAACGGCGCGCCGGGTTCGATCTTGTCGGACAAGGCGTTACGGCTGGCCGTCGCCAAGGGCATCGACCGCCAGGCCATCGCCGACGTGACCCAGCGCGGCCTGGTCGACAAGCCGGTGCCGCTGAACAACCACATCTTCGTCGCCGGGCAGAAGGGCTACCAGGACAACAGCGCCGTGGTGGCCTACGACCCGGCGAAGGCCAAGGCCGAACTCGACGCCCTCGGCTGGAAACTCAACGGCCAATTCCGCGAGAAGGACGGCAAGCAACTGGTGATCCGCGACGTGCTCTACGACGCCCAGACCACCCGCCAGGTCGCGCTTGTCGCGCAGAACAGCCTGGCCCAGATCGGGGTGAAGCTGGAGATCGACGCCAAACCCGGCAACGGCTTCTTCACCAACTACGTCAACGTCGGCGACTTCGACATCACCCAGTTCTCCTGGGTCGGTGACGCATTCGCACTGTGCTGCCTCAACCAGATCTACACCACGGGCGCCGAGAGTAACTTCGGCAAGATCAGCAGCCCCGAGATCGACGCCAAGGTCGAGGAAGTGCTCGACGAACTCGACCCGGACAAGGCCCGTGCGCTGGCCAATGATGTCGACAAGCTGATCTTCGGCGAGGTGTTCAGCCTGCCGCTGTTCCAGTCCGCAGGCAACGTCGCGGTGCGCAGCAACCTGGCCAACTTCGGACCGGCCGGCCTCGGCGACCTGAACTACAGCGCCATCGGCTTCACGAAGTAG
- a CDS encoding alpha/beta fold hydrolase translates to MTLNEKRRRAHEKLAALPGVRPVRRPVTPAGTEEFDLYYVRTGRKTKHPVVIIPGGPGAASIALYRGLRRRAAAEGLDVIMIEHRGVGMSRHDDSGADLPPEALTVDQVVDDVAAALDDAQVDSAIIYGTSYGTYIAAGVGVRHPNRVHAMILDSPLLAGDDIEVVRRALRNVLWHGEEPETRDLASKVRRLVDDGVMTPTAAQLAAAVYGFGGAPLLDRQLDLLLQGRRLLWSGMGRVAELMVGRKAPYRNESDLVGRIAYRELNYAGTPDGGPLDPALAMRDFASGDVEFEAEPFDLVAEMPKFCWPTVVVSGGRDLTTPPEVADRVAGLIPGSVLVRLPTTGHSVLDSKERAALRIASVVSAGRTASLLGEAAALDAMPAPPALRLMVSAIGTAARIEAALPEVVPKLVGKDPRATS, encoded by the coding sequence ATGACGCTCAACGAGAAGCGCCGCCGTGCCCACGAGAAACTCGCCGCACTGCCGGGGGTGCGACCGGTTCGCCGCCCGGTGACACCGGCCGGAACCGAGGAGTTCGACCTCTACTACGTGCGCACCGGCCGCAAGACCAAGCATCCGGTCGTCATCATCCCTGGTGGGCCGGGTGCGGCCTCGATCGCGCTCTACCGCGGGCTGCGCAGGCGTGCCGCCGCCGAGGGACTCGACGTGATCATGATCGAGCACCGCGGTGTCGGCATGTCCCGCCACGACGACTCCGGTGCCGACCTGCCGCCCGAGGCGCTGACCGTCGATCAGGTTGTCGACGACGTCGCCGCGGCCCTCGACGACGCCCAGGTCGACAGCGCCATCATCTACGGGACCTCCTACGGCACCTACATCGCCGCCGGGGTCGGAGTCCGTCACCCGAACCGGGTGCACGCCATGATTCTGGACTCACCACTGCTGGCCGGGGACGATATCGAGGTGGTGCGCCGGGCCCTGCGCAACGTGCTGTGGCACGGTGAGGAACCCGAGACCAGGGACCTCGCGAGCAAGGTGCGCCGGCTGGTCGACGACGGTGTCATGACCCCGACCGCCGCCCAGCTGGCTGCGGCGGTGTACGGCTTCGGTGGTGCGCCGCTGTTGGACCGGCAGCTCGACCTGCTCCTGCAGGGGCGGCGGCTGCTGTGGTCCGGGATGGGCCGGGTCGCGGAGCTGATGGTCGGCCGAAAAGCGCCGTACCGCAACGAATCCGATCTTGTGGGACGCATCGCCTACCGTGAGCTGAACTATGCGGGCACCCCCGACGGCGGGCCGCTGGACCCTGCGCTGGCGATGCGGGACTTCGCCTCCGGTGATGTCGAATTCGAGGCCGAACCATTCGACCTCGTTGCCGAGATGCCGAAATTCTGCTGGCCCACTGTCGTCGTCTCCGGCGGCCGGGACCTGACCACACCGCCGGAGGTCGCCGACCGGGTCGCCGGCCTGATTCCGGGGTCGGTGCTGGTCCGGCTGCCCACCACGGGGCACAGCGTGCTGGACAGCAAGGAACGCGCGGCGTTGCGCATCGCATCGGTGGTCTCGGCCGGCCGAACCGCCAGCCTGCTCGGTGAGGCCGCAGCGCTGGACGCGATGCCCGCACCGCCCGCGCTGCGCCTGATGGTGTCGGCCATCGGGACCGCGGCGCGGATCGAGGCGGCGTTACCCGAGGTGGTACCGAAGCTGGTGGGTAAGGACCCGCGCGCTACTTCGTGA
- a CDS encoding ABC transporter ATP-binding protein, whose amino-acid sequence MTGPLLDVSDLSVRFPTDGEDLKAVRGLSYQVAAGEVVAMVGESGSGKSAAAMAVIGLLPEYAEVSGSVRLGGQELLGLPDADMSQVRGKRIGTVFQDPMSALTPVYTVGDQIAEAIRVHNPQVSKQAARARAVELLELVGIAQPGQRARAFPHELSGGERQRVVIAIAIANDPDLLICDEPTTALDVTVQAQILEVLKTARDVTGAGVLIITHDLGVVAEFADRALVMYAGRAVEVADVDDLYRDRRMPYTAGLLGSVPRLDAPQGSRLVPIPGAPPSLVHLPPGCPFAPRCPLAVDDCRAAEPALATVADGHSAACIRTELVEGRSAADIYGVSTQPVAVDDDAEPEIVISVRDLSKTYRLTKGVVFRRTIGEVRAVDGISFDLQRGRTVGIVGESGSGKSTTLHEILELHAPQAGTIEVLGNNVADLTTARRRELRRDLQVVFQDPVASLDPRLPVFDLLAEPLQANGFNKSSIDTRVGELLEIVGLGRADASRYAQEFSGGQKQRIGIARALALQPKILALDEPVSALDVSIQAGIINLLLDLQRQFHLSYLFVSHDLSVVKHLAHRVAVMYRGAIVEYGDADDIFGNPQHEYTRKLLAAIPQPDPTRR is encoded by the coding sequence ATGACCGGGCCGCTGCTGGACGTCAGCGACCTGAGCGTGCGCTTCCCCACCGACGGCGAGGACCTCAAGGCGGTGCGCGGGCTGAGCTACCAGGTGGCCGCCGGCGAGGTGGTGGCGATGGTCGGCGAATCCGGTTCGGGCAAGTCGGCGGCGGCCATGGCCGTCATCGGGCTGCTGCCCGAGTACGCCGAGGTGTCCGGTTCGGTGCGCCTGGGCGGCCAGGAACTGCTCGGCCTGCCCGACGCCGACATGTCGCAGGTCCGTGGCAAGCGGATCGGCACCGTGTTCCAGGACCCGATGTCGGCACTGACCCCGGTCTACACCGTCGGCGACCAGATCGCCGAGGCGATCCGGGTGCACAACCCGCAGGTGTCCAAGCAGGCGGCCCGGGCGCGGGCCGTGGAGCTTCTGGAACTGGTGGGCATCGCCCAGCCTGGCCAGCGGGCCCGGGCTTTCCCGCACGAACTGTCCGGCGGGGAACGCCAGCGCGTCGTCATCGCGATCGCCATCGCCAACGACCCCGACCTGCTGATCTGCGACGAGCCCACCACCGCACTCGACGTCACCGTGCAGGCCCAGATTCTCGAGGTGCTCAAGACCGCGCGTGACGTCACCGGCGCCGGGGTGCTGATCATCACCCACGACCTGGGTGTGGTGGCCGAGTTCGCCGACCGCGCACTGGTGATGTACGCCGGGCGCGCCGTCGAGGTGGCCGACGTCGACGATCTCTACCGCGATCGTCGAATGCCCTACACCGCAGGGCTTTTGGGCTCGGTTCCGCGACTGGACGCCCCGCAGGGTTCACGGCTGGTGCCGATCCCGGGCGCTCCCCCGTCGCTGGTGCACCTGCCACCTGGGTGCCCCTTCGCCCCGCGCTGCCCGCTGGCCGTCGACGACTGCCGGGCCGCCGAGCCCGCGCTGGCCACTGTCGCCGACGGGCATTCGGCGGCCTGCATCCGCACCGAACTCGTCGAAGGCCGCAGCGCCGCCGATATCTACGGCGTGTCGACCCAGCCCGTTGCCGTCGACGACGACGCCGAACCCGAGATCGTGATCAGCGTGCGCGATCTGAGCAAGACCTATCGGCTGACCAAAGGTGTGGTGTTCCGCCGCACCATCGGCGAGGTCCGCGCGGTCGACGGGATCAGCTTCGACCTGCAGCGCGGGCGCACCGTCGGGATCGTCGGCGAATCCGGGTCGGGGAAATCGACCACGCTGCACGAGATCCTGGAACTGCACGCACCGCAGGCCGGCACCATCGAGGTGCTCGGCAACAACGTCGCCGACCTGACCACCGCCCGTCGTCGTGAGCTGCGCCGAGACCTTCAGGTGGTGTTCCAGGATCCCGTCGCCTCCCTGGACCCGCGGCTACCGGTGTTCGATCTGTTGGCGGAACCGTTGCAGGCCAACGGTTTCAATAAGAGCAGCATCGACACCCGGGTGGGCGAACTGCTGGAGATCGTCGGCCTGGGCCGCGCCGACGCCAGCCGCTACGCCCAGGAGTTCTCCGGCGGGCAGAAGCAGCGCATCGGTATCGCCCGCGCGCTGGCCTTGCAGCCCAAGATTCTGGCCCTGGATGAACCGGTGTCGGCGCTCGACGTGTCGATCCAGGCCGGCATCATCAACCTGCTGCTGGATCTGCAACGGCAGTTCCACCTGTCGTATCTGTTCGTCTCCCACGACCTGTCGGTGGTCAAGCACCTGGCCCACCGGGTGGCGGTGATGTACCGCGGCGCGATCGTCGAATACGGCGACGCCGACGACATCTTCGGCAACCCTCAGCACGAGTACACCAGGAAGTTGCTGGCCGCTATCCCGCAACCGGATCCGACTCGCCGCTAG
- a CDS encoding MmoB/DmpM family protein translates to MTSTEVKLVGPIVRGFDPDIVDALTEAIAVDNPDAEITVDDHAGYVRIHAPWFLRVTRASLEQAAGQALPLASLEPAIAGFAGRMRYVGDDELHWFLERED, encoded by the coding sequence ATGACAAGCACCGAGGTCAAGCTCGTCGGCCCGATCGTGCGCGGCTTCGACCCCGACATCGTCGACGCCCTGACCGAGGCGATCGCCGTCGACAACCCGGACGCCGAGATCACCGTCGACGACCACGCCGGCTACGTCCGGATCCACGCCCCGTGGTTCCTGCGCGTCACCCGGGCCAGCCTGGAACAGGCTGCCGGACAAGCTCTTCCGCTGGCCTCCCTGGAGCCGGCCATCGCCGGGTTCGCCGGCCGGATGCGCTACGTCGGCGACGACGAACTGCACTGGTTTCTGGAACGAGAGGACTAG
- a CDS encoding acyl-CoA dehydrogenase family protein has product MTTVEPLNRLLPGTPEFTALLANIRSGAKDRDLNDENPFDQVDALKSAGFGTLRLPAELGGADFTVRQLFSTIIDVAAADPIVAHIFRTHFWFVEERLRTLPDPRSRQWLAKVAEGKIFGNAFSEKGTNAVGSLVFNTRLLPIPGGFRLTGEKYYSTGTLFADYLTVAATTDHDSVATVVIPADREGVRLVDDWDGFGQRRTGTGTTILNSVDVSPDEVLSDSPYDAEPQPTVQYASLQLYIHAVVAGVLQTVVDDGVELLRSRTRSFSHALAEAPVDDPLYQRLLGELASTAYVARAAVLDAAAAIEAATDSERDGVPDADLATEAQLKVAKVKVHLDDVAPVAATRLLELGGASAASRQRNLDRHWRNVRTITLHNPVAYKARVIGQNLLHGTPVPANAYF; this is encoded by the coding sequence ATGACCACAGTCGAACCCCTCAACCGCCTGCTACCCGGAACCCCGGAGTTCACCGCATTGCTCGCCAACATCCGGTCCGGCGCCAAAGACCGAGATCTCAATGACGAGAATCCTTTTGACCAAGTCGATGCACTGAAGAGCGCCGGATTCGGCACACTGCGCCTGCCCGCTGAGCTCGGCGGCGCGGATTTTACTGTGCGTCAATTATTTTCCACGATCATCGACGTCGCCGCAGCCGATCCCATTGTGGCGCATATCTTCCGGACACACTTCTGGTTCGTCGAGGAGCGGCTGCGGACTCTCCCTGATCCAAGGTCGCGGCAATGGCTGGCCAAGGTCGCCGAGGGCAAGATCTTCGGCAACGCGTTCAGCGAGAAGGGGACCAACGCCGTCGGAAGCCTGGTGTTCAACACCCGGCTGTTGCCGATCCCCGGCGGCTTCCGGCTGACCGGCGAGAAGTACTACAGCACCGGCACGCTGTTTGCCGACTACCTGACCGTGGCTGCCACTACCGATCACGACTCGGTGGCCACCGTCGTCATTCCTGCCGATCGCGAGGGCGTGCGACTGGTCGACGATTGGGACGGATTCGGGCAGCGCCGCACCGGGACCGGCACGACGATCCTGAACAGCGTCGACGTGTCACCCGACGAAGTGCTGTCGGACTCCCCGTACGACGCCGAACCGCAGCCCACCGTGCAGTACGCCTCGTTGCAGCTCTACATCCACGCAGTGGTGGCCGGCGTGCTGCAGACCGTGGTGGACGACGGCGTGGAGCTGTTGCGGTCGCGGACCCGCAGCTTCAGCCACGCCCTGGCCGAGGCGCCGGTGGATGATCCGCTCTATCAGCGGCTGCTCGGCGAGCTGGCCAGCACGGCCTACGTCGCGCGAGCGGCGGTGCTCGACGCGGCCGCGGCCATCGAGGCGGCCACCGACTCCGAGCGCGACGGGGTGCCCGACGCCGACCTGGCGACCGAGGCACAGCTGAAGGTGGCCAAGGTCAAGGTGCACCTCGACGACGTCGCCCCGGTGGCGGCCACCCGGCTGCTGGAACTCGGCGGAGCCAGCGCGGCGAGCCGTCAGCGCAACCTCGACCGGCATTGGCGCAACGTTCGCACCATCACGCTGCACAACCCGGTGGCCTACAAGGCGAGGGTGATCGGCCAGAACCTGTTGCACGGCACGCCTGTGCCCGCCAACGCCTACTTCTGA
- a CDS encoding LLM class F420-dependent oxidoreductase has product MQLGIHFIDFLPGAPEKLGPTLAAAARTADQMGAAMFTMADHFFQMEGIGQARDPFLEGYTSLGFLAGQTEQIDLGLLVTGVTYRHPGILAKTVTTLDVLSQGRAMLGLGAAWYEREHLAMGVPYPPVAQRFEMLEETLQICEQMWSDDEGPYEGRHYRLAETICQPPPIRRPPILIGGDGERKTLRLVAEHGDIWNSLTPTPADFAQKYAVLQKHCETVGRDPAEISTTVSIGAQFDPFADTGAFLRELAKFAAAGAGLANMGPLPGNPDPVGFIARLGEEIVPKLASIG; this is encoded by the coding sequence ATGCAATTAGGAATCCACTTCATCGACTTCCTGCCCGGAGCACCCGAGAAGCTCGGGCCGACGTTGGCCGCCGCGGCAAGGACCGCCGACCAGATGGGTGCGGCGATGTTCACCATGGCCGACCACTTCTTCCAGATGGAGGGCATCGGGCAGGCACGAGATCCATTCCTGGAGGGCTACACGTCGCTCGGCTTCCTGGCCGGGCAGACCGAACAGATCGACCTGGGCCTTCTGGTGACCGGCGTGACCTATCGCCACCCCGGAATCCTCGCCAAGACCGTCACCACACTGGACGTCCTGTCGCAGGGAAGGGCGATGCTCGGCCTCGGCGCAGCCTGGTATGAGCGCGAGCATCTGGCCATGGGCGTCCCGTACCCGCCGGTGGCCCAGCGTTTCGAGATGCTCGAAGAAACACTGCAGATCTGTGAACAGATGTGGAGCGACGACGAGGGCCCTTATGAGGGCCGGCACTACCGGCTCGCCGAGACTATCTGCCAACCGCCACCTATCCGGCGCCCCCCGATTCTGATCGGCGGCGACGGCGAGAGGAAAACCCTGAGGCTGGTCGCCGAGCACGGTGACATCTGGAACAGCTTGACGCCGACCCCGGCGGATTTCGCGCAGAAATACGCTGTGCTGCAGAAGCATTGCGAGACCGTCGGCCGGGACCCCGCTGAGATCAGCACCACCGTGAGTATCGGTGCGCAGTTCGACCCATTCGCCGACACCGGGGCATTCCTGCGTGAGTTGGCGAAGTTCGCCGCCGCGGGGGCGGGGCTGGCCAATATGGGCCCGCTGCCGGGCAATCCGGACCCGGTGGGATTCATCGCCCGACTCGGCGAGGAGATTGTCCCCAAGTTGGCGTCGATCGGCTGA
- a CDS encoding MarR family winged helix-turn-helix transcriptional regulator has protein sequence MSAQPPDDADEPTLGAQVRSTVARLYRRFRTERPEGGLGDAALEVLVRLYKYGPQTLTQLSTHDRVAPASMSQIVNRLTSAGYAIRTPDPDDGRKILLRVTAEGTELAVATRNQRNAWLESHLDELAPADRATIARACALLNSITES, from the coding sequence ATGAGTGCGCAACCGCCGGACGATGCAGATGAGCCGACTCTCGGCGCTCAGGTGCGATCGACGGTGGCGCGGCTGTACCGACGCTTCCGCACCGAACGGCCGGAAGGAGGTCTCGGGGACGCCGCCCTGGAAGTGCTTGTCCGTCTGTACAAGTACGGACCTCAGACACTGACCCAACTCAGCACTCACGACCGGGTGGCGCCCGCATCCATGAGTCAGATCGTGAACAGGCTGACCTCGGCCGGTTACGCGATCCGCACCCCCGACCCCGATGACGGCCGAAAGATCCTGCTCCGCGTCACCGCCGAGGGCACCGAGCTTGCGGTCGCAACCCGAAACCAGCGCAATGCGTGGCTGGAGAGCCACCTCGATGAGCTGGCCCCGGCAGACCGCGCCACGATCGCCCGGGCCTGCGCCCTGCTCAACTCCATCACAGAGTCCTAG
- a CDS encoding ABC transporter permease → MTRFLARRLLNYLVLLALASFLTFTLTSLTFAPLNSLLQRNPRPPQAVIDAKAAELDLDKPIPLRYAHWVAGAVQGDFGTTVNGQPVSDELWRRIGVSLRLLVIGSVLGTVIGVVVGAWGAIRQYRLSDRVITFLSLLVISTPTFVIANLLILAALNVNSVLGVQLFSYTGETSPDAVGGPWNQLVDRLQHLILPTTTLALAAIAGYSRYQRNAMLDVLGQDFIRTARAKGLTRRQALFKHGLRTALIPMATLFAYGVAGLVTGAVFVEKIFGWHGMGEWVVQGIATQDTNIVAAITVFSGAVVLLAGLLSDVFYAILDPRVRVT, encoded by the coding sequence ATGACGCGATTCCTGGCGCGCCGCCTGCTCAACTATCTGGTGTTGCTGGCACTGGCCTCGTTCCTGACGTTCACCCTGACCTCGCTGACGTTCGCGCCGCTCAACAGCCTGTTGCAGCGCAATCCGCGCCCGCCGCAGGCGGTCATCGACGCCAAGGCCGCCGAGCTGGACCTCGACAAGCCGATTCCGCTGCGCTACGCCCACTGGGTCGCCGGGGCGGTGCAGGGCGACTTCGGCACCACGGTCAACGGTCAGCCGGTGTCCGACGAGTTGTGGCGGCGCATCGGGGTGAGCCTGCGGTTGCTGGTGATCGGCTCGGTACTGGGCACGGTGATCGGAGTGGTGGTCGGGGCGTGGGGTGCGATCCGCCAGTACCGATTATCGGACCGCGTCATCACCTTCCTGTCGCTGCTGGTGATCAGCACGCCGACGTTCGTGATCGCCAACCTGCTTATCCTGGCGGCGCTGAACGTGAATTCCGTTCTGGGCGTTCAGCTTTTCTCCTACACCGGGGAGACCTCACCGGATGCCGTCGGCGGTCCCTGGAATCAGTTGGTCGACCGGCTGCAGCACCTGATCCTGCCCACCACCACGCTGGCGCTGGCCGCGATCGCCGGATACAGCCGCTACCAACGCAATGCGATGCTTGACGTGCTGGGTCAGGACTTCATCCGCACGGCGCGGGCCAAGGGCCTCACCCGTCGGCAGGCGTTGTTCAAGCACGGTCTGCGCACCGCCTTGATCCCGATGGCGACGCTGTTCGCCTACGGTGTCGCGGGGTTGGTCACCGGTGCGGTGTTCGTGGAGAAGATCTTCGGCTGGCACGGCATGGGTGAGTGGGTGGTGCAGGGCATCGCCACCCAGGACACCAACATCGTCGCGGCGATCACCGTATTCTCCGGCGCGGTGGTGCTGTTGGCGGGACTGCTCTCCGACGTCTTCTATGCGATCCTCGACCCGAGGGTGCGGGTGACATGA
- a CDS encoding ABC transporter permease, whose amino-acid sequence MTDTTAQTGVKPEEFASRRTLVLRRFARNRLAMGSLVVLALLFVGCYALPPLLAWSYTDLDFYALQSPPSPEHWFGTNALGQDLFAQILRGMQKSMLIGLCVAVISTAIAATVGSVAGYFGGWRDRALMWFVDLLLVVPSFILIAIITPRTKNSANVALLIVLLAGFSWMVSSRMVRGLTMSLREREFVQAARYMGVPSWRIITRHIVPNVASILIIDTALNVGVAILAETGLSFLGFGVQPPDVSLGTLIADGTKSATTFPWVFLFPAGVLVLILVCANLTGDGLRDALDPGSANLRHRKKKRT is encoded by the coding sequence ATGACCGACACCACCGCGCAAACCGGCGTCAAGCCCGAGGAGTTCGCCTCGCGGCGCACTCTGGTCTTGCGCCGCTTCGCGCGCAACCGGCTGGCCATGGGATCCCTGGTGGTGCTGGCGCTGCTGTTCGTCGGCTGCTACGCGCTGCCGCCGCTGCTGGCGTGGTCCTACACCGATCTGGACTTCTACGCCCTGCAGTCACCGCCGAGCCCCGAGCACTGGTTCGGCACCAACGCCCTCGGCCAGGACCTGTTCGCCCAGATCCTGCGCGGTATGCAGAAGTCGATGCTGATCGGCCTGTGCGTGGCGGTGATCTCCACGGCGATCGCTGCGACGGTGGGCTCGGTCGCCGGCTACTTCGGCGGCTGGCGCGACCGGGCCCTGATGTGGTTCGTCGACCTGCTGCTGGTGGTGCCCAGTTTCATCCTCATCGCGATCATCACCCCGCGCACCAAGAACTCCGCCAATGTCGCGCTGTTGATCGTGCTGCTCGCCGGATTCAGCTGGATGGTGAGCTCACGGATGGTGCGCGGTCTGACGATGAGCCTGCGGGAGCGCGAATTCGTCCAGGCCGCGCGGTATATGGGCGTTCCGAGCTGGCGGATCATCACCCGCCACATCGTGCCCAACGTGGCCTCGATCCTGATCATCGACACCGCCCTGAACGTCGGGGTGGCCATCCTGGCCGAAACCGGTTTGAGCTTCCTGGGTTTCGGTGTCCAGCCACCGGATGTCTCGCTGGGCACCCTGATCGCCGACGGCACCAAGTCTGCCACGACGTTCCCGTGGGTGTTCCTGTTCCCCGCCGGCGTGCTGGTGCTGATCCTGGTGTGCGCCAACCTGACCGGCGACGGCCTGCGCGACGCGCTGGACCCGGGCAGTGCGAACCTGCGGCACCGGAAGAAGAAGCGGACATGA